The following are from one region of the Mannheimia granulomatis genome:
- a CDS encoding MerR family transcriptional regulator — protein sequence MIKMNDLVNKTNTPKSTILYYIKEGLLPEPYKDKPNFHLYDESNIKLLEFIKYLQSNFNVSISQIKSLFSHPNFDKNNPYESLIHSLSLIMGAENEIFEPEQLCYEFKISEQTLNNYVAQGLLNPRDGIFTSKEREILSIISHCNATELNLLQAYIDVAKQLAQFEVNITLEGLSNSEQKDNKLKHLFDILLVLKPYVFNMETLKTYQKMTK from the coding sequence ATGATTAAAATGAATGACTTAGTAAATAAAACAAATACTCCAAAATCAACCATACTCTACTACATAAAAGAAGGTTTATTACCCGAACCATACAAAGATAAGCCTAATTTTCATCTTTATGATGAAAGTAATATAAAGCTATTGGAGTTTATCAAATACCTACAATCAAACTTTAATGTTAGTATTTCGCAAATCAAGTCGCTATTTTCTCATCCTAATTTTGATAAAAACAACCCTTACGAAAGCTTGATTCACTCCTTATCATTAATTATGGGGGCAGAAAATGAAATTTTTGAGCCAGAGCAGCTTTGCTACGAATTTAAGATAAGTGAGCAAACACTTAATAATTACGTAGCACAAGGATTATTAAATCCTCGTGATGGAATTTTCACCAGTAAAGAGCGTGAAATTTTAAGTATTATCAGCCATTGTAATGCAACAGAATTAAACCTACTACAAGCCTATATTGATGTAGCCAAACAACTGGCACAATTTGAAGTCAATATTACCTTAGAAGGCTTATCTAATAGTGAGCAAAAAGATAACAAACTAAAACATCTTTTTGATATTTTACTTGTACTTAAGCCTTATGTTTTCAATATGGAAACATTGAAAACTTACCAAAAAATGACTAAATAA
- a CDS encoding ATP synthase subunit I: MSAVINKAKSQYLKALRIEAGIMLVLAFTLFLWKGDYNSISFLVGGISSFVPHIVFVYWVFFRNSAKDRTKMSSFYRGEGLKWLVTIIFIIVCFKLIPNLDFVLFFAGYFIALFLNNIIPFVLSKRHH; encoded by the coding sequence GTGTCTGCTGTAATCAATAAAGCAAAATCACAATATCTCAAAGCATTAAGAATTGAAGCTGGAATTATGTTAGTTTTGGCTTTCACTCTTTTTTTATGGAAAGGAGATTATAACAGTATCTCTTTTCTTGTAGGTGGTATCTCTAGCTTTGTGCCACATATTGTTTTTGTGTATTGGGTTTTCTTTAGAAATTCTGCAAAAGATCGGACAAAAATGAGTTCTTTCTATCGTGGTGAAGGACTAAAATGGTTGGTCACTATTATTTTCATAATAGTCTGTTTTAAGCTCATTCCAAATTTAGATTTTGTTTTGTTTTTTGCAGGTTATTTTATCGCATTATTTTTAAATAATATAATCCCGTTTGTATTAAGCAAACGTCACCATTAA
- the atpB gene encoding F0F1 ATP synthase subunit A, with the protein MAGTTAEYISHHLSFLTTGDSFWAVHLDTLFFSLVAGVIFLWVFSRVAKNATTGVPGKLQCFVEIVIEWVDGLVKDNFHGPRNMIAPLALTIFCWVFIMNAIDLVPVDFLPQLANLFGIHYLRAVPTADISATLGMSICVFALILFYTVKSKGFGGLVKEYTLHPFNHWAFIPVNFILETVTLLAKPISLAFRLFGNMYAGELIFILIAVMYMADNFALQALGIPLHLVWAIFHILVITLQAFIFMMLTIVYLSIAYNKADH; encoded by the coding sequence ATGGCTGGAACTACAGCAGAATACATTAGCCATCACTTGAGTTTTTTAACTACAGGCGATAGCTTTTGGGCAGTACATTTAGATACTCTCTTCTTCTCTTTAGTGGCAGGTGTGATTTTCTTATGGGTTTTCTCTCGAGTAGCAAAAAATGCTACTACAGGTGTGCCTGGTAAATTACAGTGTTTTGTTGAGATTGTCATTGAATGGGTAGATGGCTTAGTTAAGGATAATTTCCACGGTCCTCGTAATATGATTGCACCTCTTGCATTAACTATTTTCTGCTGGGTGTTTATTATGAATGCGATTGACTTAGTACCGGTCGATTTCTTACCTCAGTTAGCAAATCTGTTCGGTATTCACTACTTACGTGCTGTTCCAACCGCAGATATTAGTGCAACATTGGGGATGTCAATCTGTGTATTTGCGTTAATTTTATTCTATACCGTTAAATCAAAAGGTTTTGGTGGTTTAGTAAAAGAATACACATTACACCCGTTTAATCACTGGGCTTTTATTCCGGTAAACTTTATTCTTGAAACAGTAACTTTGCTTGCAAAACCTATTTCATTGGCTTTCCGTTTGTTCGGTAATATGTATGCAGGTGAGTTAATTTTCATCCTTATTGCAGTAATGTATATGGCTGATAACTTTGCGTTACAAGCGCTAGGTATTCCATTGCACTTGGTTTGGGCTATTTTCCATATTTTAGTTATTACGCTTCAAGCCTTTATTTTTATGATGCTAACGATTGTTTATTTGAGTATTGCTTATAACAAAGCGGATCATTAA
- the atpE gene encoding F0F1 ATP synthase subunit C has translation MESVITATIIGASILLAFAALGTAIGFAILGGKFLESSARQPELASSLQTKMFIVAGLLDAIAMIAVGISLLFIFANPFIDLLK, from the coding sequence ATGGAATCAGTAATCACAGCAACAATTATTGGTGCTTCAATTTTATTAGCTTTTGCTGCACTTGGTACAGCTATTGGCTTTGCAATCTTAGGTGGTAAATTCTTAGAGTCATCAGCTCGCCAACCTGAATTAGCATCAAGCTTACAAACTAAAATGTTTATCGTTGCTGGTCTTTTAGATGCTATCGCGATGATCGCTGTAGGTATTTCTTTACTATTCATTTTCGCAAACCCGTTCATTGATTTATTGAAATAA